The following proteins are co-located in the Flammeovirga kamogawensis genome:
- a CDS encoding hybrid sensor histidine kinase/response regulator gives MDSVQVKKDKPTVLYVDDEQQNLVSFRAGFRKVYKVLIANSGDEALEILKEEHNNISVVISDQRMPKMTGVELFEEVRKLYPDIMRIVLTGYSDVQDIINAISKGEVYRYITKPWNRDELMVTIDNAIEAFNLKVENRRLFSSLQEANEHLEEKVKSRTKALQVQNEELIELDGEKNHLIGIVAHDLKSPLSQIGGLIELMKFDMDTFSSEQKEYITMIQQSINKQEELITQILDLNALDSKASNLNIVPRDISKAVKDSVERFELTAKKKNITFDLDVKEKLFAAVDETYFGQILQNLISNAIKFSNNDTNVKVFLVEGEKTLQVHVKDNGPGLNENDKKKLFGRFQKLSARPTGGEHSTGLGLSIVKKMVEDMNGKVWCESVEGEGADFVIEFNKVEA, from the coding sequence ATGGATAGTGTTCAAGTTAAAAAAGATAAGCCCACTGTACTATACGTAGACGATGAACAACAAAACTTGGTGTCTTTTAGAGCAGGTTTTAGAAAAGTCTACAAAGTGTTGATCGCAAATAGTGGTGACGAAGCTTTGGAAATCCTAAAGGAAGAACATAATAATATTAGTGTTGTTATTTCCGATCAGCGTATGCCTAAAATGACAGGTGTAGAGTTGTTTGAGGAGGTAAGAAAATTATATCCAGATATTATGAGAATTGTACTTACTGGTTACAGTGATGTACAAGATATCATAAACGCGATCAGTAAAGGTGAGGTGTATAGATATATTACTAAACCTTGGAATAGAGACGAATTAATGGTGACTATTGATAATGCCATTGAAGCGTTTAATTTAAAAGTAGAAAACAGACGTCTATTTTCATCTTTACAAGAAGCAAATGAGCATCTTGAAGAAAAAGTAAAAAGTAGAACAAAGGCACTACAAGTTCAGAACGAAGAGTTAATAGAACTTGATGGTGAAAAAAATCATTTGATTGGTATTGTTGCTCACGATTTAAAAAGCCCTCTAAGTCAAATAGGAGGTTTAATTGAATTAATGAAATTTGATATGGATACATTCTCTTCTGAGCAGAAAGAATATATCACTATGATACAACAATCTATCAATAAGCAAGAAGAGTTGATCACTCAAATTTTAGATTTAAATGCTTTAGATTCTAAAGCGTCGAATTTAAATATTGTACCAAGAGATATATCAAAAGCTGTAAAAGATAGTGTTGAACGTTTTGAGCTTACTGCTAAGAAGAAAAATATTACGTTTGATTTAGATGTAAAAGAAAAACTTTTTGCAGCTGTAGACGAAACTTATTTTGGACAAATTTTACAGAATTTGATCTCTAATGCAATCAAATTCTCAAATAATGACACTAACGTTAAAGTGTTCTTAGTTGAAGGAGAGAAAACTCTTCAGGTGCATGTGAAAGATAATGGGCCTGGCTTAAATGAAAACGATAAGAAGAAATTATTTGGAAGATTTCAAAAATTATCTGCTCGCCCTACAGGAGGAGAACATAGTACAGGTTTAGGTTTATCTATTGTTAAGAAAATGGTAGAAGACATGAACGGTAAAGTTTGGTGTGAATCTGTAGAAGGTGAAGGAGCAGATTTTGTGATTGAATTTAATAAGGTTGAGGCCTAA
- a CDS encoding glycoside hydrolase family 25 protein — translation MKKGLLFIIVLLIVVIICSVSIRKKIGYAVHGIDVSYYQEDINFEKVVNDGFSFVFMKASESHSLKDKQFDRNWGNAAKSNLVRGAYHFFRADKDPVHQANWFVRHVKLEPGDLPPVLDLETTEGISIGTVRERAKVWLNLIENQYKITPIIYTNLSFYEDYLLGREAFEKYPVWIAAYSSFTHPKLSDKSKKWIFWQYTDNGNVKGIRGDVDLNVFDGTLNDLKRLCIQGKYNLEPLNKTTPKSLPQIGKMK, via the coding sequence GTGAAAAAGGGTTTACTATTTATAATCGTCTTACTGATAGTAGTAATAATTTGTTCAGTATCAATAAGAAAAAAAATAGGATATGCTGTTCATGGTATAGATGTGTCTTATTACCAAGAAGATATCAATTTTGAAAAAGTAGTGAACGATGGCTTTTCTTTTGTTTTTATGAAAGCATCAGAAAGTCATTCTTTAAAAGATAAACAGTTTGATAGAAATTGGGGAAATGCAGCTAAATCTAATTTAGTTAGAGGGGCTTACCATTTCTTTAGAGCAGATAAAGACCCTGTTCATCAAGCCAATTGGTTTGTGAGACATGTAAAGCTAGAACCAGGTGATTTACCGCCAGTTTTAGATTTAGAAACAACGGAAGGGATCTCAATTGGTACCGTTAGAGAAAGGGCTAAAGTTTGGTTAAACCTTATAGAAAATCAATATAAAATTACACCTATTATCTATACCAATTTATCGTTTTACGAAGATTACCTACTTGGTCGAGAGGCGTTCGAAAAGTACCCTGTTTGGATAGCTGCTTACAGTTCTTTTACTCATCCAAAATTGTCTGATAAATCAAAAAAATGGATATTTTGGCAATACACAGATAATGGCAATGTAAAAGGTATTAGGGGTGATGTAGACTTAAATGTGTTTGATGGTACGTTAAATGATTTAAAACGTTTGTGTATTCAAGGTAAATACAATTTAGAGCCTTTAAATAAGACAACACCAAAATCATTACCTCAAATAGGTAAAATGAAGTAA
- the ychF gene encoding redox-regulated ATPase YchF has protein sequence MGLKCGIVGLPNVGKSTLFNALTSAENAESANFPFCTIDPNVGVVVVPDPRMKVLEELVKPQKSLPTVIEIMDIAGLVKGASKGEGLGNKFLANIREVDAIIHVVRCFDDPNIIHVAGQVDPEEDKSVIDMELQLKDLESVEKKLLKNTKMAKTGNAEAKKTVAALEKFKAHLESGENARSIEATEDEWEEVADLMLLTGKPVIYLANVDEESIHEDNDLVKRMREIADSENAELIKVCAAIEEQISSLDDDEEKEMFLDEYGLKESGLDLLIRASYKLLDLVTYFTAGEKEVRAWTIHKGWKAPKAAGVIHTDFEKGFIRAEVIHYEDYVTYKSELACKEAGKLSVEGKDYVVEDGDVMHFRFNV, from the coding sequence ATGGGATTGAAATGTGGAATCGTTGGATTACCAAATGTTGGTAAGTCAACTCTTTTTAATGCTTTAACAAGTGCAGAAAATGCTGAATCAGCTAACTTTCCTTTCTGTACAATCGACCCTAACGTAGGTGTTGTAGTCGTTCCTGACCCAAGAATGAAGGTCTTGGAAGAACTTGTTAAACCGCAAAAATCTTTGCCGACTGTAATAGAAATCATGGATATTGCAGGTTTGGTAAAAGGAGCAAGTAAAGGTGAAGGTTTAGGAAATAAATTCTTAGCCAATATACGTGAGGTTGATGCAATCATTCACGTAGTTAGATGTTTCGACGATCCAAACATTATTCACGTTGCCGGACAAGTAGATCCTGAAGAAGATAAATCAGTAATTGATATGGAGCTTCAGTTGAAAGACTTGGAATCTGTAGAGAAAAAGTTACTGAAGAACACTAAAATGGCTAAAACAGGAAACGCTGAGGCGAAAAAAACTGTGGCTGCTTTAGAAAAATTCAAGGCGCATTTAGAGTCTGGTGAAAATGCTAGATCTATTGAAGCTACTGAAGATGAGTGGGAAGAAGTTGCTGACTTAATGTTATTAACTGGAAAGCCTGTAATTTACCTTGCAAACGTAGACGAAGAGAGTATCCATGAGGATAATGACCTTGTGAAACGTATGAGAGAAATTGCGGACTCAGAAAATGCAGAATTAATAAAAGTTTGTGCAGCAATTGAAGAGCAAATTTCATCTTTAGATGATGATGAGGAAAAAGAAATGTTCTTAGATGAGTATGGCTTAAAAGAATCTGGTTTAGATCTTTTAATTCGTGCATCTTATAAACTTCTTGATTTAGTAACTTACTTTACTGCAGGTGAAAAAGAAGTGAGAGCGTGGACAATTCATAAAGGTTGGAAGGCACCTAAAGCTGCAGGTGTTATTCATACAGACTTTGAAAAAGGTTTTATTCGTGCAGAAGTGATTCATTATGAAGACTATGTAACTTATAAATCTGAATTAGCTTGTAAAGAAGCAGGTAAGCTTTCTGTAGAAGGTAAAGATTATGTTGTAGAGGATGGTGATGTAATGCACTTCCGTTTCAATGTATAA